The Natronosporangium hydrolyticum nucleotide sequence ATCCAGGCGGCGGTACGCGTCGGCGTCGGCCAGTCGCAACGAGGCGAGCCCGGCGGCGCAGGCGACCGGATTGCCGGAGAGGGTGCCCGCTTGGTAGACCGGGCCGGCCGGCGCGAGCTGGGCCATCAGCTCCGCCCGGCCGCCGAATCCGGCGGCCGGCAACCCACCGCCCATCACCTTGCCGAAGGTCCACAGGTCGCCGTCGACCGGGTCGAGGCCGTGCCAGCCGCTGCGGGAGACTCGGAAGCCGGTCATCACCTCGTCCAGGATCAGCAGCGCGCCGTGGGCGTGCGCGAGCCGGGCGAGTTCGGTGTTGAAGCCGTCCCGGGGTGGCACCACGCCCATGTTGCCGGCGGCCGCCTCGGTGATCACCGCGGCGATCTCGGTGCCGTGCTCGGCGAAGGCCGCGGTCACCGCGGCGAGGTCGTTGTAGGGGAGCACGATCGTCTCGGCGGTGGTGGCGTCGGTCACCCCGGGCGAGCCGGGTAGTGAGAGCGTCGCCACCCCGGAACCGGCGGCGGCGAGCAACGCGTCGACGTGACCGTGGTAACAGCCGGCGAACTTGACCACCTTGCTGCGGCCGGTGGCGGCTCGGGCGAGTCGGATAGCCGACATCGTGGCTTCGGTGCCGGAGTTGACGAGCCGGACCTGGCTGACCGGGGTCCGCTCGACGATCTCGGCGGCGAGTTCGATCTCCGCCTCGGTGGGGGTGCCGAAGCTGGTGCCGGCGGCGGCGGCGGTCTGCACCGCGTCGACCACCGCGGGGTGGGCGTGGCCGTGGATCAGCGGCCCCCACGAGCCGACCAGGTCGACGTAGCGCCGGCCGTCGGCGTCGACCAGGTAGGGGCCTTCACCACGGACCATGAACCGGGGGGCGCCCCCGACCGACTGGAACGCCCGCACAGGGGAGTTCACCCCGCCCGGGGTGAGAGCCTGGGCGCGGTCGAAGAGGGCGGTGGAGGCGGGCGCTTCGACCGGGTAGGGGGTGGCGCTGCCTGGCGATGATGTGCTCACAACACGCCCATTCTGTCAGCGAGTTCGGGCGGGGTGTGCAAGGGGTGGGTCACGACGCGCTACGCTGGCTCACGTGGAACGCCCAGAGCTGACGATCTCAGTTCACCGGACGCCGAGCGAGGCCGTGGTCAATCTCGCTGGCGAGATCGACATGCTCACGGCCACCCGGCTCTCCAACACCGTCAACGACATCTTGGGTGACCCGCCGCCCCGAATCGTGCTGAACCTCTCCGGTGTGACGTTCTGCGACTCGCAGGGGCTGGGGACCTTGGTGGTGCTGAGTCGCAAGGCCAGCACCGCACAGAGTGTGTTGGTGCTCACCAACGTCGGCGACTTTCTGCTGCGGGTGCTGGACATCACCGGGCTGCGCTCGGCGTTGATGATCCGCAACGAGTCCGCCACCCGCTGACTCCACACCTTTATCCACAGGCAGACCACTTATCCACAGGCGGCTGTGGATAAGTGGTGTGGATAACTGTGGACAGCGCTGTGGATTAGAACTGTTGCGCCCGGGAGAGCACCTCGATCGCCCGGCCGACGTCCCGCACCCCGTCGCTGCCGTGCAGCGCCTCCAGCGCGGCATCCACCGCCTCGGCGAGCGCCTGCTGGCGCTGCTCCTGCTCGGCGACGATCGCCTGCTTCCGGGTGAGCTCGTTGGTCTTGGTCCACAGGTCGACGAAGAGTTCGACCTTGGCGCGCAGGGCGAACGGGTCGACCGGCTTGGTGAGGTAGTCGACCGCGCCCGCCGCGTACCCGCGCAGCGCCAGCTGCGCGTCCCGATCGGCGGCGGTGAGGAAGATGATCGGGATGTGTCGGGTCCGCTCGCGGGCCTTGATGTGGCTCGCCGTCTCGAACCCGTCCATCTCCGGCATCTGGGCGTCGAGCATGATCACCGCGAAGTCGTCGACCAGCAGCTTCTTCAGCGCCGCCTCGCCGCTGGTCACCGAGACCGGCTCGACCGGTATCCCCTGTAACAGCGCGGCCAGGGCGGTGAGGTTTTCTTTGCGGTCGTCGACCAGCAGCGCCTTGGCGGTCCGGCCGGTGCTGCCGAGCCGGGGGCTGGTCACGACTGCTCCCGCGGCGGGGCGCCCGCCCCCGCCTCGACGCGGGCGCCGGAGACCCAGCCGCCCATCATGTCGAGCAACTCGTCCAGGTCGACCGGCTTGGTGATGTAGTCGCTGCCGCCGGCCAGCAGCGCCGACTCCCGGTCGCCCGGCATCGCCTTCGCGGTCAGGAACACGATCGGCAACTCCGCGAACTGGTGTTCCCGCCGAATCGCCCGGGTGGTCTCGTAGCCGTCCTGTTCTGGCATCATCGCGTCCATCAACACGATGTGTACGTCGGGATTTTCGGCGAGCAGGCGCACCCCGTCGGCGCCGTTGTCCGCGTAGAGAACCGTCATACCGTGTAGCTCCAGTGCGCTGGTAAGGGCGAACACGTTGCGTACGTCATCATCGACGATTAGTACCGTAGCGCCATCGAGCTGGTCGGCGGCTGAGTTGGTCCGCCGGTTCGAGGTCGGCGCCTCCCGCAGCATCGGCATCGCGGTGCCGGCGCGCCCCACCGGGACGTTGCTGGCCGGCCTGGTGACCGACTCCGGCACCAGCACATCCGGCAGGTAGAGGGTGAACGACGAGCCCTCACCGGGACGGGAGGTGACGGTGATCGTGCCGCCGAGCAGCCCGGCCAGGTCGCGGCTGATCGACAATCCCAGCCCGGTGCCGCCGAACCGGCGGCTGGTCGTGCCGTCGGCCTGCTGGAACGCCTCGAAGACCAGCTCCACCTTGTCGTCGGGGATGCCGATCCCGGTGTCGGTGACGGTGAATCCGATTACCTGCCGGGCGGCGGCGAGCGTCCCGGATTCGAAGGACAGCTCCGGCGGGGCCGGCGCGATCCGGAGCGTCACCGAACCAGAGTCGGTGAACTTCACCGCGTTCGACACCAGGTTGCGCAGGACCTGCTGGAGCCGCTGGCCATCGGTGACCACGACGCCCTGGGCGAGTTCGGGGTCGATCTCCACCCCGAACCGGAGCCCCTTCTCCTTGGCCTGCGGCGCGAAGCCCTGCTCGACGTAGCCCCGGATCTCCTCGAACTCCACGTCGGTCGGCTCCACCTCGGTCCGACCGGCTTCGATCTTGGATAGGTCGAGGATGTCGTCGATCAACGACAGCAGGTCCGAGCCGGCGCTGTGGATCGTGTTCGCGAACTCGATCTGCTTCGCCGTCAGGTTCCGGTCAGTGTTGTCCGCGAGCAGCCGGGCCAGCAACAACAACGAGTTGAGCGGGGTACGCAGCTCGTGGCTCATGTTGGCGAGGAACTCGGACTTGTAGGCGGAGGCCCGGGCGAGCTGCTGGGCCTTCTCCTCCAGCCCGAGCCGGGCCAGCTCGATCTCCCGGTTCTTGGTCTCGATGTTGCCCTTCTGCTCCTGCAGCAGCGCGGCCTTCTCTTCCAGCTCGGCGTTGGTGCGCTGCAGCTCCGCGGATTGTTCCTGGAGTTCATGGGCGAGCCGCTGGGACTGGGCGAGCAGCTCCTCAGTCCGCCGGTTGGCCTGGATGGTGTTGAGCGCCACCCCGACGTGCGCCACCAGCCGCTCCAGGAACATCGTGTGGAGCTGCAGGAACTGGCCGATCGAGGCGAACTCGATCACTCCCAACAGCTCGCCCTCGAAGACGATCGGCAGCACGATCAGGTCCGCCGGCGGGGTCTCGGCGAGCCCGGAGCGGACGGTCAGCTTGGTGGACGGCCCGGTGGAGACCCGGATCGCCTTCCGGGTAACCGCGGCCTGCCCGACCAGGCCCTCACCCGGCCCGAAGGTGATCTCCCGGTCGCGGGCCACATAGCCGTACGCGGCGGCGAGCCGCAGCCGCGG carries:
- the hemL gene encoding glutamate-1-semialdehyde 2,1-aminomutase; its protein translation is MSTSSPGSATPYPVEAPASTALFDRAQALTPGGVNSPVRAFQSVGGAPRFMVRGEGPYLVDADGRRYVDLVGSWGPLIHGHAHPAVVDAVQTAAAAGTSFGTPTEAEIELAAEIVERTPVSQVRLVNSGTEATMSAIRLARAATGRSKVVKFAGCYHGHVDALLAAAGSGVATLSLPGSPGVTDATTAETIVLPYNDLAAVTAAFAEHGTEIAAVITEAAAGNMGVVPPRDGFNTELARLAHAHGALLILDEVMTGFRVSRSGWHGLDPVDGDLWTFGKVMGGGLPAAGFGGRAELMAQLAPAGPVYQAGTLSGNPVACAAGLASLRLADADAYRRLDEAATTVSKLASAALAGAGVPHRVSAAGNLFSIFFTETEVRDYDTARTQDTAAFAGFFHAMLGQGIYLPPSAYEAWFVSTALDDDALEQLAGALPVAAQAAARAGNS
- a CDS encoding STAS domain-containing protein — translated: MERPELTISVHRTPSEAVVNLAGEIDMLTATRLSNTVNDILGDPPPRIVLNLSGVTFCDSQGLGTLVVLSRKASTAQSVLVLTNVGDFLLRVLDITGLRSALMIRNESATR
- a CDS encoding response regulator codes for the protein MTSPRLGSTGRTAKALLVDDRKENLTALAALLQGIPVEPVSVTSGEAALKKLLVDDFAVIMLDAQMPEMDGFETASHIKARERTRHIPIIFLTAADRDAQLALRGYAAGAVDYLTKPVDPFALRAKVELFVDLWTKTNELTRKQAIVAEQEQRQQALAEAVDAALEALHGSDGVRDVGRAIEVLSRAQQF